In the Leptospira terpstrae serovar Hualin str. LT 11-33 = ATCC 700639 genome, GTTTTTGTTCGTTCCAACGATGCCGGACGTTCTGTTCGCATTCGTGACGTAGCTCGTGTCACAGAAGGATTTGAAGACTCAGAATATTTAGATAAATCGAATGGAAACATAGCCATAGCACTCACTGTCATTAAAAGAGAAAAAGCAGATGCCATTACTGTTGTGGATGATTCTAAAGTTGTTGTGGAAGAGTTTATTAAGTCCACCGGAGGAACAGTCAAACATGCTTTTGTGAATGACTTATCCAAATACATTCGTCGTCGCCTAGGGGTTTTAACTTCGAATGCAGTGTCCGGGTTATTTCTAGTTACTGCATCACTTTTCGTATTTCTCGGCTGGCGTATGGCTCTTATGACAGCACTTGGAATTCCAATCTCGATTGCCATGACTTTTGTCGCCATGAACTACATGGGCCTTACCTTAAACCTAATCTCGATGATGGGTCTTATCATAGTGGTAGGGATTCTAGTCGATGATGCCATCATCATTTGTGAAAACGTCTATCGTCATTTAGAAATGGGAGAAGAACCATTTGAAGCAGCTATGCGCGGGACAAGTGAGGTATTGGCACCTGTTACAGCGACAGTAACCACTACCATTGCAGCTTTTGGTCCCATGTTATTTATGACAGGAATCTTTGGAAAATTCATCCACTCCATTCCCCTCGTAGTGATATTATCTTTATGTAGTTCTCTCTTTGAAGCCTTTTTTATGTTACCTTCTCACTTATATGATGTGAGTAAAGCCACTGACATGAAAGGTGAAGTCAAAGAAGAATCACATTGGTTTGTTAAGTTTAAAGAACGAACGTATCTTCCCCTACTTAGTTTTGCATTGCGGAATCGTTGGAAGATGGTGGGACTACTTTTGGGTCTCTTTGTTTTTTCACTCGCCATCCAAATTAAATTTGGAAAATTCAAACTTTTCCCTGGTGCCATTGAAACTTTCCAAGTACGAGTCACCGCAGAAACTGGTTTAAAATTGGAAGAAACCGATCGTTTCATTAGAGTGATAGAACAAGCAGTTTCCAAACTTCCCGAAGGCGAAGTCGAAAACTATATCTCCCGAGTAGGAATCATCCAAAAAGATCCAAATGACCCGTTCACCAAACGCGGTAAAAACTATGCACAAGTCATGGTATATCTCACACCTGATGACAATAGAGAAAGGTCTACAGAAAAAATCATCGAAGTGGTTCGCGAGAACACCAAATTCATGTTAAATGAAAAAGCCCTCCTTCTTTTGGAAGAAAAGTTAGCCAAAGAAAATATAGGTAAAAAAGAAGAGGAAACCTTGCCTCTTGCGGATGTTCCCAAAGATTTTCTACCTTTGAAAGGAAAATTGGTAAATCTTGAATTTGAAAAACTAGCAGGTGGGCCACCAGTCGGAAAACCAGTGGCGATCGAAATCAAAGGTGACGACTTCACCACCTTACTCAAAATAGGTGCCGAATTCAAAGCAGCCCTTGCAAAAATCAATGGAGTTACCGATATTGGTGACGATTTTAATGAGGGTAAAGATGAAATTAGAGTATCAGTGGATGAAACCCTCGCCTCTTTTGCTGGAGTTAGTGTACAATCAGTTTCTCTTGCGATCAATACCGCATTACAAGGAACAGTGTCCACAAAAATCAAACGGGCAGATGAAGAGGTGGATGTTCGAGTTCGTTTTCCAGAAGAATACAGGTCTTCCCTCACACACTTGAACAAAGTCTACGTGAACAACTTAACCGGAAACCTAATTCCCGTTTCGCGACTCACGAGCCACGATAGAAATCCGGGGCGAGCTTCCATCAACCACTTGGATGGTAAAAGGTTATTAACCGTGACCTCCAATATCGATGAAACCGTATCAACTTCAAGACAAGTCAACATCGAAGCCAAAAAACTGACAGAAGGGATCATTGCAAAATACCCTGGGTATTCAGTTCGGTTTTCCGGTGAAAATAAAGATACGGAAGAGTCGATGGCTTCTCTCGGCAGGGCATTCCTTGTGGGATTACTCATCATCTATATGATCCTTGCCTCTTTATTTCGATCATTAGCACAACCTCTCATCGTTATGAGTGCAATTCCCTTTGCCGTGATTGGAGTGATCTTTGCATTTTTACTCCATGGACAACCGTTTTCATTCCTAGCTTTTCTTGGAATCATTGGACTTGCGGGGGTGGTCGTTAACGACTCCATTGTTCTTGTGGATTGTGCTAACCAACTCAGGATTGAAGATCCCAGTAAGTCTACTTTCGAACTTTTAGTGGAAGCAGGAAGTATTCGTCTTAGGGCAGTAATGTTAACTACGGTGACTACAGTTCTTGGACTTCTTCCAACTGCTTATGGAATTGGTGGAAAAGATCCATTCCTTGTTCCCATGGCATTGGCATTCGGTTGGGGATTGGCGTTTGCCACTTTCATCACCCTCATCATGGTACCTGTCTTTTATCTGAACTTGTATTTGTTCAAAGATTGGGTGATGGCCAAATACCAATCGCGAAAGAAAAAGTTTTAGTCTTTTTTGTCGTTTAATACTTCGGTAAGAGTTACGAATTTATATCCTTTTTCCTTCATCCGTTCGATGAAAGTGGGAAGGATATAAATCAATTTATCAAATTTTCTTGGTCCACCCAAATGCATTAGAATGATGGCACCGTTCATTCCGTTCGCATCTGCTTTTTCCCAATTGTCCAAAAAAGTAAGTGTCTCTTCCCCTGTTTTGTAATGAGGGTTGCGAACTACTTCCTTTTTTCCTTTGGATGTTTTTTTATAAAGGAATTGTTTGCTAATATAATCCGGCAAATCGAGAGAACCTTTAGAATTATTTGACCACATGATATGGTCTGTATAACCAAGGCTTGCATGTGCATCTAAAATCAATTGGCTAAGTGCTCCATAAGGTAAACGATAATATTTCGTTAACTCTTGTTTTGTGAGCGAATGGAAAATATCTTCTACTCTCTTCAGTTCTTCTGCCATACGAGGTAAATCGAGAACTGATTTGGATAGGTATTCGAGTACCATTCGTTTTTTTAATGAAGTTTCTGTTACCGATCTTTGGTAATTAAAATGAGACCAAGTATGATTTCCAAATTCCACAGATCCAGTTTTCGCCATTTTTTTAATATAATCTAAATTTTGACGGAGAAAGAAAGAACCACTAATATCAGAAGGCCTTTCGTTTGATAAAAAGAGTGTCACCTTAATTTTATGTTCTTTGATATAGTTGTACAATACAGGGAGTTCTTCTCCTGTTGCCAAATCAAAGGTTAGTGCAATTTCTTTTTGAGTTTCATTTCCCCGGAGAATGTTGCGACCTTTACTGGTTTGGCTTACTTCTTTTAAAAACTGGATGTTTTCTTCGACTTGTTTGGCAAGTTCTGTATCAGGTTCGCTATCTCCAGCAAGGGCATTCTCCTCTCGAAGTTGTTCTTGGTACATAAGAGAAAAAAGCGATTGTTCCAGTTCTCTCAGGTTCTTTTCTTTTTCTTTTACCTCTGACTCAAGTTTGGTGACACTTAAACTGAGATAAAGTAAATACCCGCATAGGACGAGAACTGTAATTCCAACAAAGGAAAGAGCAGAAACCAAGGCAAACTTACGAAGTTTTTTTGCAAACAACCTGTCCTTCTCGATGTCCTGGGAAAGTTCATGAACAATATCCTGAATTTCCTTTTCTTCATTTGTCGGGTCGAGGGACATTTGGGTATGGGTTTCCTTATTACCTAATATCGGATTTGGATCGGTCGTTCTAAAACGACCTACCATCTCCCTTAAGTCTTTATCTTTAAAAATTTTCCCTTCTTTCCTTGGCGGATCAGGTATTCTTTTCCTGGTTCCAAAGAGAGTCCTGGGTCTGTAATTTTTTCTTCATCCAGATACAATCCTCCTGCCTGGATGAGCCTACGCCCTTCCGAAACACTGGGAATGAATTTTAATTGGGACAAAACATAGACAAGGAGAGGTGGTTTCTCGGCAAAGTAAGTAGAATCCAGGTTTTCGGTTGGAATTTCATCGGGAAGGGCACGGTTTTTGGTATTGTGGATGGCAGTCCACTCTTCCACTGCCTTTCTGTTTTCCTCTTCTGGATGGAGTTGGTCCATCACGAGAAGAGCCAGTTCCGTTTTGACTTCTTTGGGGTGAAGGGATTTGGACCGGATTCCTTCCTTTCTGTTTTCCATTTCGGTCCGAGGGAGATCAGTTAAAAGTTCAAAGTAATTCCACATCAGATCATCGGAGATGGACATGATTTTTCCATACATATCAATGGGTTTTTCAGTCACACCGACATAGTTCCCGAGTGACTTCGACATTTTTTTTACTCCATCTAATCCAACGAGAAGTGGAAGTGTAATGACCGATTGTGGTTTTTGACCGTATTCTCTTTGTAAGTCGCGTCCGACTAACATATTAAACTTTTGGTCCGTTCCCCCAAGTTCCACATCTGCTTTCATCGCAACAGAATCATAACCTTGGACAAGTGGGTATAAAAACTCAATCATAGAGATGGGAGTTCCTGCTTTATGACGTTTGGTAAAATCGTCTCTTTCCAACATGCGAGAAACTGTATATTTTGATGTTAAAACTAAAACATCTTCAAACTTCATTTCCGAACACCAATGAGAGTTATAAAGAATTTTCGTTTTATTTGGATCTAAAATTTTAAACACTTGGTTTTGGTATGTTTTGGAATTTTCCAATACCTCTTCTTTGGAAAGACGTTTTCTAGTTTCTGATTTTCCCGTGGGGTCACCAATCATCGCTGTAAAATCACCAAGCATAAAACAAACTTCATGACCCAAATCTTGGAAGTGTTTTAGTTTTCTAAGTAAAACAAAATGTCCTAAATGTAAATCGGGAGCCGTAGGATCAAAACCAGCCTTGATGGTAAGGGAAGGTTTGGATTTGATCTTTTCTAAAAGTTCGGCTTCGCTAATGATCTCGACTGTGCCTCGGCGGATGGTATCTAATTCTTGGTTCAATTCTCTTTCAGTTTTCATAACAAATTCAAAAATTTTCGATGGTCGAAATGGTGACTTTTGACAATACTAACCTTAGAATCTCTATAGGCAACCACCAAAGTACGTAAAAACCCTTATGAATCATTTAGATGAAAGAAAACAAACACTAAAACAATTAGAATCAACTGACTACGATGTCTTAGTACTGGGTGGTGGAGCCACTGGATCCGGTACTGCACTTGATGCTAGTTTGCGCGGATACAAAGTAGCCCTCCTCGAAAAACAAGATTTTTCGGCAGGAACTAGTTCTAGGTCTACGAAACTCATTCACGGTGGGGTTCGTTACCTCGCCCAATTCCATTTCAAACTGATTTACGAAGCATTATCGGAAAGAAAACGCCTCCTCATCAATGCACCCCACTTAGTAAAACCACTTCAGTTTGTTTTACCAACTTATGTTTGGTGGGAAAAACCATTTTACTCGATTGGACTTACCATGTATGACATTCTTGCCGGTAGATCCATTGTTCCCGGTCATGAAAGAATTACCAAAGCAACTGCTTTAGATTATTTTGCCTCTTTAAAAAAAGAAAAACTAAAGGGGGGAATTTCCTATTACGATGCCCAGTTCAATGACTCAAGACTCAATGTCACAACAGTCCGAGCTGCCAAAGAAAATGGAGCCGATGTTTTATCTCGAATTGAAGTTACATCTTTTTTAAAAGATGGGAATGGAAAAATCATAGGTGTCACGGCAAAGGACCTCATTACAAAAAAGAAAGTTACGATCAAAGCAAAGGTAGTTGCCAATACTACCGGAGTTTGGATTGATTCCCTTCGAAAATTGGATGACCCTAAAGCAGAAAATGTCCTTGCCCCGAGCCAGGGAATCCACCTTGTCTTCGACAAAGCAAAGTTACCTTGTCGTACAGCCATGATCATACCCAAAACTGCTGATGGGCGTGTGGTTTTTGTAATCCCATGGGAAGGCAAAGTCCTCCTTGGGACCACCGATACTCCAATCCAAAAAATTGAGGAGGAACCTCTTCCTCTTGCCTCAGAAGTAGAATTTTTACTCAAAACTGGAAATGATTATTTAGATACCAAGTTAACCAAAGACGATATCGAATCCGTTTTTTCTGGCCTTCGTCCTCTCATCTCCACAGGTGATAAAAAAGATACCAAGTCAATTTCAAGAGAAGAAGCCATCCTTGTTTCCGAATCAGGTCTTGTCACTATGTCTGGCGGAAAGTGGTCAACCTTTCGTAAAATGGCCGAAGACTTAACGGACAAATTAATTTCTGTCGGGAACCTACCTCTTAAGATGAATTGTGTGACCGCTAGTTTTGCATTCCCTGGGGCAGATGGTTATTCCAAACATCTAGTGGCAAAAGTACAAACTATGTATGATCTTTCTTATGAAACTTCCGTTCGTTTGGTAGATGCTTATGGTGGCGAGGTTGCCTTCATTCTAGGAAAAAAACCAAAAGAACTCAAAAAAGGATCCGGTTACTTTCTAGAAGAAATCAAACATTTTGTGAAAAAGGAATTTGCACTTTCTGTGACTGACGTTCTGTCGAGAAGGTGGAGAGTTGTATTTTTGGATTTGAAACTAGCAGAGTCTCTTGCCATTCCGGTAACCAATGCCCTAGCAAAAGAACTTGGTTGGAAAGAAACAGAGAAAAAATCTTCTTTGAACGAACTCTTAAACCATATCAAAGACCTGAAAAAAACAATAGGTTAAAAACGAAAAAAGCCAAATCTATTTCGGTTTGGCTAGTTCGTAATGATAAAAAGTCCTACCTGATTCCTTTTCTTTTAACACGAGCAAATAGTGGGTTTTGGGATTGAAGACTTCGGAAAACCGGGTACCTAGTTTGGTTTTGAAGTTTTCATAGTCTTCATCGCCCACTTCGGCCCGTTTAAAAATCCAGGAAATATTCCTTTCAATCCCACCGTTATCATAATAACTCAAATTGAGTTCCAATCCTTCTTCTGATGATTGAAGAATGGTGTAGGTTCCGACGATGGAAGGTAAAAATCCTAAAGGATCTCCTTCTCCATACATCTCCGAAAAACTAAAGGTTTGGTCAGACTTAAAAAATACGGGAAGGATGGTTCCTTGGTCATAAAAGGAAATGGTTCCCTTTTCATTGGCCAATACTAATTGTTTGAATCCAGAAAAGTGGCGTTCTGCTTTGCCAAATTGAATGATGGTATTTTTAATTTTATCAAAGGAAACCCAAGGATAAGAAACAAAGTTGTCTTTTTGTATTTCTCCAAACGAAATTTCAGAAATACATACTCGTCCCGTGGATCCGAGACCATGAGTTTCTAAAATTTCGAAACGAATTACATTTCCTTGAAACTTAGAATCTAAATCCAATATTTGAAATCCTGATTTTCCAAATTTGGGTTTTGTCAGTTCCAAATCCACTGTGGAACCTATTTTCAGTTTTGACTTTAAATCTTCGGTTTCCATATCGAACGAAGTGATTCGAAGTTTTTTTACTGCATCATTTGATTTTAAATCCAGTGCTGATTTATGAAATCCATTGAATATCTGTAAGGCGGAGAATTCCGAATAAGATTTTAAATATAAAGTGAATCCAGAACCTACTTCTTTGGCATTCGAACAAAACGCCGTCGTAGGTTTATTGTCCAAAGCAAATTCTGGGCTAAATCGCCAAGGTTCTTCGGGACTGATTTGGCCTACACTTTGGGTTCTTTGGTAATCGAATTGTTTTTCGGAACCTTTACATTGAAAACTGAAACCGAGAGAAAGAAGGAGAAGGCAAAAATACCTGAGAAGCTTTGTTAGAAAAGGAAAAAGGTAAGTAAAATTAAACTGATTCAGACCCATGGACTGTCAAACCATGAATCTGAACGAAAGGACGATCAAGCGAAAAACAATTTCTCTTAATCGATATAGTCTTTGAGTTTTTTGGATCGGCTTGGGTGGCGGAGTCGACGAAGGGCTTTCGCTTCAATCTGACGAATCCGTTCCCGGGTAACTTTAAATTGGTAACCCACCTCTTCCAATGTTTGCGCATACCCATCATCCAATCCAAATCGCATCCGAATCACCTTTTGCTCCCGTGCAGGAAGTGTTTGTAAGACCTGACGAATTTGTTCGGAAAGGATGGAAGACGCAGCAGAGTTTAGCGGAGAAATGACTTCCTTATCTTCGATAAAATCTCCGAGTTCCGAATCCTCCTCCGAACCCACAGGGATCTCAAGAGAAATTGGTTCGCGGGCTACGTTTTTCACTGCCTTAACTTTTTGCACTGGCCAACCAAGTCTCTCCGCAATCTCATCATTGGATGGATCACGACCAAACTCTTGAACAAAGAGTCGAGTTTCCCGAATCACTTTGTTGACTTGTTCGATCATGTGAACTGGAACACGAATGGTTCGTGCTTGGTCAGAGATCGCACGAGTGATGGCTTGCCTAATCCACCAAGTCGCATATGTAGAAAACTTATAACCTTTTTTGTATTCGAACTTATCCACAGCGCGGATGAGACCAATGTTTCCTTCTTGGATTAGGTCAAAGAAATGCATTCCACGGTTGGCATATCTTTTGGCAATGGAAACCACCAAACGAAGGTTTGCTCTCACAAGCTCACGTTTCGCTTGGGCAATTTCTCTTTCGCCTTTGATGATTTTTTCACCCCAGTCTTTGATTTCGCCAACGGGAGATCCAGCTTCCTGTTCCATACGACGGAGTTTTCTTTCGTTATTACGAATATCTTTGATGACTTCTCTAACTTCATCAATATCGCAACCCATCATCTTTTCGATTTCATCTAAGTTTTCATTTTTTTCGATGAAACGGTTTAGGGCTTTAATTTCACGAACATCATGTCCGTATTTGGCTTTGATTTTAAGGAAATGTTTTTCAATTTCCTTAACACGAAATACCATTGATTTGATTTTTTGTGAGATCTTTTGTATTTCTTTTTGAGAAACACCAATTTTACGAATAGCTTCGTCAATTTTGCCAGTAGATAAATCAATTTTTTCTTTGAGTTCTTTAAACTTCTTAGAGTTCTCAGAATACTTACGAATTCGGTTTGTGGATTCGTTGAGAACTTTTTCATCCTGTTGGATGAGTTCCATATTTTCAAAGAATACTTTTTCCAATTTGTCTGCTTGCTCTTGGTTGAGGGCGTACATTTTGTCCACTTTCACCAAGTCATAAACTTTGATTTTTTTGGACTTTATTTTTGGAATGAGTTTTGCAAAGTTTTGGCGAAGTATTGAAGAACTAAGAATTGTTTCTTCAATGATTTTTTCACCCTTCTCTATTCTTTTGGCAAGAAACACTTCTGTTTCTCCAGAGATAAGAGATACTTTACCAATTTCTTTTAGATAAAGGCGGATTGGATCCTCGGAACTAGAGGAAACACTGGACTCTCTTTTTTTACGTGCAGGTTTCTCTTTTGTTTCTTTGTTTGTCTCTTCTTTTGTTGTTGTAAGGGAACTCGATTCTTCCAAAGATTTTTTGGAATACTCTTCTACAATTTCAATCCCCATCTCATGTAACAAAGTAAAGACATCATCGATCTTTTCGGAATTTAAGATTTTATCCGGAAGTATTTCATTGATTTCATCATAAGAAACCTCTCGATTTGCTTTACCGATCGAGATGATCTTTTGTACTTCTGGTAGGCTTGCTAGATTTTCCATTCTACCTCTATCCTCTTTAGACTTCTAACGTTTGGATCGTTCGGAGATACACGGATCTCTTATTTTTCTCACTCTTTAAGAGTGAAAGTTCTGACAAAAGATTGTTCTTTTCTTCAATCGTTAAGTCAGGTTTGGCCATTTCTTTGACAAGTTCTTCCATCCTTGCGTCATCCAACAAATCCGCATGGTAAAGAAACATCCCTTTAAAAAGCCCTGGGCTTGTCGAATCATCGGCCGTAAAATGTTCGGCAATCATTCCCAGGTATTCCGAAGGAATCTCTTCCCTCGAAAGAATTTCAGCAGCTGTTAAGTTCTCATTCTGCAAATACTTAGTATATAAATAGTCCCAAAGAAAAGCGGATACTTCATCCCGAAACTCAAGACCAAGCAAATCATCCGCGAAACTAAAAAGTTCCAAATTCTGAATGAGCATGGCGATCATCTTTCGTTCACAAACCAAAATGGGAGAAACTTTTCCCGGTTTAGCCGCCGTTCTTTCCTTCTTAGTATCGACCACGGAGGGGGTCGAAGTTACCCCTGGTTTGCCACGAAAATCCTGAAAAAGCGAAGAAAATGAAAGTCCGAGTTGGCGTGCCCCTTCCTCTAAATAGACCTGTTTGTCCGTTTCTTTTTCCATTGGCCGGAGGAATTCGAAAAGTTTTTTGACACTGGCTTGTTTTTCTTCTGCAAGCGAACTTGGACCTGCCCCTCCGAGAACTTCCCGGATCATAAATTGCGAAGCTGGGGCCGCTGCTTCGAGTAAATCTCTGATTTCTTGTTTGTTGTGATGGAGTGAATAATCAAAAGGGTCTTTTCCTTCGGGAATGTGACATACCTTCACACTTACCCCTTCTTTCGATAGGAGGTTCACAGCCCTAAAAGCGCCCTTTGTGCCTGCTTTATCGGAATCCATCATTAAGTACACTTTGTCCGCCATATTCTTCAATATCCGAACATGGCCTTCCGTGAAACCAGTGCCAAGCGGAGCGACAACAAACTCGATTCCTTTACGAAAGAGTCCAATGGCGTCAAACACACCTTCGACGATCACCGCTTCTCTTGTTTTGCGGATGCTGTCTTGGGCTAAATTTAAATTATAAAACGTACGACTTTTATCATAGATCAAAGAGTTTGGACTATTGATGTATTTGGCTTCTTCCGATTCACCAAGGATCCGTCCAGAAAAGGCAATCACTCTCCCCTTGGTATCGATCACAGGAAACATAATGCGGCTACGAAAGAAATCATAAGGATCTCTATTTTGGTCTTGTCGTTTGAGTAGACCCAACTGTTCGCCTAACTTCACTTCGGATTCTGATTTAAACAAATCTTGACGTAAATTCCCAAATCCAGGAAGTCCAAATCCAATTTTAAAAACTTTTAAATCTTCTGTAAACATCCCGCGAGATTCTAAATACTTTAAAGCCACTTCGCCGGCGCTTGTATTTAAATTTCTTTGAAAGTATTCTAAGGCTTTTTGAGAGACCTGGTAAAGTGCTTCTTTTTTTCGTTCTGACTCTTCCTCTTCTTTGGTCCTTTCCACAAGCGGAATGCCAGAATAATCAGAAAGAATTTCTAAAGATTTGAGAAAGTCTACCTTTTGGTAGTCCATCACAAAACGAAATAAATCACCAGAAGCTTTACAGCCAAAACAGTGGTAGAACCCACCTTCTGAGTTTACATTGAATGAGGGAGTTTTTTCATTATGGAATGGGCAAATGCCTACAAGGTTACGTCCCATACGTCGTAAGGGAACAAACCTGTTGATGTATGAGTCAATGGAGACTTCTCTGCGAACTCTTTCTTTAAAACTTTGGTAAGGATTCACAGTATAACAGTATTAACGGGCGCTAAGTGCTTGTTTTGCGAGGGAGGATACCTTGGAGCCGTCTATATTTTGTCCTTTAAATTTTGCCATAACTTTACCCATCACCTTTCCCATATCCTGGGCTCCGCTAGCATTCAATTCCCCAATGGCTTCTGTAACCGCTTTGGAGATTTCTTCATCGGAGACTTCTTCTGGAATATAACGAGAGATGACTTCTGCTTCCTGAATTTCTTTGCTAGAAAGATCGGGACGATTGGCTTTGTCATATTCGACTGCCGTGTCCTTTCTGCGTTTGAAATTGGATTTAAGGATCTGCATCACCGCAGTATCCGTCAGTTCGGAAGCACCGGTTTTGGTTAATTCATATTGAATTTCCGCTTTCAAGAGACGTAAAGTGCCGAGGACTGTTTCATCCTTAGCCTTTAAAGCCGTCTTTAGATCGGTATTGATCGTCTCTTGAAGGGTCATTAGTAAAACCGACTTTAAGATTAAAGTTTATCTTTTTTAGCGAATAGTCTTTTCTTTTTGTCTCGTTTGCGTTTCGCAGCTTCGACAGCTTTCTTTTTCACAACGCTTGGTTTTTCAAAGTATTCTCTACGTTTGATTTCGCTCATGATACCAGCATTCGCACAATCTCTTTTGAATCGACGAAGCGCAGCTTCAATTGATTCCCCTTCTTTTAAATAAATCCCTACTTGTGGGGTCATAGACAAACAACTGTCCTTTTGTAAAAATGGTCTAGTTTTGACGGTATCGGAAACCGCCCTGATTTGTCAATTCAGCCGAAAAACAAATCAGAAATTTTCAATGAAAATCGACGAAAACTTGGAATCATCGGCCAAAATCTCCCGATCAATGGGGAAAATCTTCAGCTTGTAGTCCAAAATCAAATGTTTCGAGGGAAAGTAAAGGGATCCAAACCTTTGGTTGGCTCCATCCAGTGTTTCTCCAGGGCAAAATAGAAAGTAAGAACGGGGGTTTAGTTGGAAATTGAATTCTTTTTCCTTGGTTTCTTTGTGCAAAGTGGCCGTGACTTCTCTTAGGATTTCTTGGCTTTTGACCACTCCCAGGGGTTTGAAAAAAGGTGATAAGTCTTGTAAATGGAAAAATGCGATCACCCCTGACTGGATATCTCCAGAAAAAGATTTCTCCATTTTTTTGCGGATGGGATCAGTAATGGTTTCGAAATCGAGAAGGTTCTTCTCACGCAAAGAAATTCCAGTGGCACAAAAGGTCAAAACTTGGTTGGAAAGGTCTTCCCAGTTTCTTTTCGAAAGTTCTGGTTCCACTTCTTGGACAACGAGAACAAAAACAGGAACCTCCCCTTCGGGAAGCCGCATCATATTGATTTTAAAATCTCTGCCTTTTTCGGAAAAAGTTCCCAAGGCTTTGGGATCCATATAGCTTAAGTTACGCACAAGATCCGAAATTTGTGTGGAAACAAGGCCTCGAAGCCATTCCTCTTTTTCCGTTTGACCAAATTCGTAAACAATCTCGCCCGCAAGATACACCCAGCCTAAATGGGCACCCACACTGGCAAAACTAATCCCCAAACGCCTGGAATGGTAGTCTGTCATTTGCATCGAAGGAGAAGGACTTACGTGAGTTGTATCTATCATCGGAATCTAGTTTTAGTATCGGTTAGGACTTCGCCAATCAAAAGGAGAAAGGATTGCTCCTGACGTTATGCCCCCAAAATGGTGTAAAAACTACTCGGGGAACCTGTGAACGCAACACCGAAACAAAAAAAACTCATCTCTCTATCGCAATTCATTCTAGAAGAGCAACTCAAAATCCCTCATGCCTCCGGAGAATTTACCGCCCTACTCAGCCATCTGGTCTATGCGGCCAAAATCGTGGGTCGTGAGGTTCGAAAAGCAGGACTTTTGGATGATATTCTCGGTGCCACAGAAGATACCAATGTCCAAGGCGAAACCCAAATGAAATTGGACCAATATGCAGACAATGCCTTCAACCAGTCCCTCAAAATTTGCGGCCATCTTTGTGTCCTTGCCAGTGAAGAACACGAAAACATCATTCCGATACCAGGCGGTTACAATATTGGAAAGTATACCATGGCCATCGATCCCTTGGATGGATCCTCCAATATCGATACCAATGTTTCCATAGGAACTATCTTTTCCATCCACCAAAGGTTAGAACCTAATTCCAAAGAACCAGGAACCGAAAAAGATCTCCTCCAACAAGGCCATTTGCAACGCTGCGCAGGATACATCATTTACGGATCCTCCACAATGCTTGTTCT is a window encoding:
- a CDS encoding glycerol-3-phosphate dehydrogenase/oxidase, which codes for MNHLDERKQTLKQLESTDYDVLVLGGGATGSGTALDASLRGYKVALLEKQDFSAGTSSRSTKLIHGGVRYLAQFHFKLIYEALSERKRLLINAPHLVKPLQFVLPTYVWWEKPFYSIGLTMYDILAGRSIVPGHERITKATALDYFASLKKEKLKGGISYYDAQFNDSRLNVTTVRAAKENGADVLSRIEVTSFLKDGNGKIIGVTAKDLITKKKVTIKAKVVANTTGVWIDSLRKLDDPKAENVLAPSQGIHLVFDKAKLPCRTAMIIPKTADGRVVFVIPWEGKVLLGTTDTPIQKIEEEPLPLASEVEFLLKTGNDYLDTKLTKDDIESVFSGLRPLISTGDKKDTKSISREEAILVSESGLVTMSGGKWSTFRKMAEDLTDKLISVGNLPLKMNCVTASFAFPGADGYSKHLVAKVQTMYDLSYETSVRLVDAYGGEVAFILGKKPKELKKGSGYFLEEIKHFVKKEFALSVTDVLSRRWRVVFLDLKLAESLAIPVTNALAKELGWKETEKKSSLNELLNHIKDLKKTIG
- a CDS encoding NADase-type glycan-binding domain-containing protein, producing MGLNQFNFTYLFPFLTKLLRYFCLLLLSLGFSFQCKGSEKQFDYQRTQSVGQISPEEPWRFSPEFALDNKPTTAFCSNAKEVGSGFTLYLKSYSEFSALQIFNGFHKSALDLKSNDAVKKLRITSFDMETEDLKSKLKIGSTVDLELTKPKFGKSGFQILDLDSKFQGNVIRFEILETHGLGSTGRVCISEISFGEIQKDNFVSYPWVSFDKIKNTIIQFGKAERHFSGFKQLVLANEKGTISFYDQGTILPVFFKSDQTFSFSEMYGEGDPLGFLPSIVGTYTILQSSEEGLELNLSYYDNGGIERNISWIFKRAEVGDEDYENFKTKLGTRFSEVFNPKTHYLLVLKEKESGRTFYHYELAKPK
- the rpoD gene encoding RNA polymerase sigma factor RpoD, with the protein product MENLASLPEVQKIISIGKANREVSYDEINEILPDKILNSEKIDDVFTLLHEMGIEIVEEYSKKSLEESSSLTTTKEETNKETKEKPARKKRESSVSSSSEDPIRLYLKEIGKVSLISGETEVFLAKRIEKGEKIIEETILSSSILRQNFAKLIPKIKSKKIKVYDLVKVDKMYALNQEQADKLEKVFFENMELIQQDEKVLNESTNRIRKYSENSKKFKELKEKIDLSTGKIDEAIRKIGVSQKEIQKISQKIKSMVFRVKEIEKHFLKIKAKYGHDVREIKALNRFIEKNENLDEIEKMMGCDIDEVREVIKDIRNNERKLRRMEQEAGSPVGEIKDWGEKIIKGEREIAQAKRELVRANLRLVVSIAKRYANRGMHFFDLIQEGNIGLIRAVDKFEYKKGYKFSTYATWWIRQAITRAISDQARTIRVPVHMIEQVNKVIRETRLFVQEFGRDPSNDEIAERLGWPVQKVKAVKNVAREPISLEIPVGSEEDSELGDFIEDKEVISPLNSAASSILSEQIRQVLQTLPAREQKVIRMRFGLDDGYAQTLEEVGYQFKVTRERIRQIEAKALRRLRHPSRSKKLKDYID
- the dnaG gene encoding DNA primase, which translates into the protein MNPYQSFKERVRREVSIDSYINRFVPLRRMGRNLVGICPFHNEKTPSFNVNSEGGFYHCFGCKASGDLFRFVMDYQKVDFLKSLEILSDYSGIPLVERTKEEEESERKKEALYQVSQKALEYFQRNLNTSAGEVALKYLESRGMFTEDLKVFKIGFGLPGFGNLRQDLFKSESEVKLGEQLGLLKRQDQNRDPYDFFRSRIMFPVIDTKGRVIAFSGRILGESEEAKYINSPNSLIYDKSRTFYNLNLAQDSIRKTREAVIVEGVFDAIGLFRKGIEFVVAPLGTGFTEGHVRILKNMADKVYLMMDSDKAGTKGAFRAVNLLSKEGVSVKVCHIPEGKDPFDYSLHHNKQEIRDLLEAAAPASQFMIREVLGGAGPSSLAEEKQASVKKLFEFLRPMEKETDKQVYLEEGARQLGLSFSSLFQDFRGKPGVTSTPSVVDTKKERTAAKPGKVSPILVCERKMIAMLIQNLELFSFADDLLGLEFRDEVSAFLWDYLYTKYLQNENLTAAEILSREEIPSEYLGMIAEHFTADDSTSPGLFKGMFLYHADLLDDARMEELVKEMAKPDLTIEEKNNLLSELSLLKSEKNKRSVYLRTIQTLEV